The following coding sequences are from one Arthrobacter sp. 24S4-2 window:
- a CDS encoding LysR substrate-binding domain-containing protein yields the protein MFEPAQLRSFLAVAETLSFTKAAERLGLAQPTVSQHVRKLEAAAKRVLIARDTRDVRLTDNGDAMAGFARTILAAHDAASRYFSGSAMRGRLRFGTADDLAITGLPRILREFRQIYPQINLELTVGQSDQLYRKLNAGQLDLVFVKWVAGAKDGTVVQHDAFAWVGLEQTALEPGDPVPLIAYPSPSLSRKLAIDALESRGRTWRITCTTRQISGVLAAVRAGIGVAVMPSSLVPEDLKIITRRFDLPPVGDVDFTLIRNPLANAEVIEALTQAIVGRTLKRSA from the coding sequence ATGTTTGAACCCGCCCAGCTCAGATCCTTCCTGGCGGTGGCCGAGACCCTCAGCTTCACCAAGGCAGCCGAGCGGCTGGGCTTGGCCCAGCCCACGGTCAGCCAGCATGTGCGCAAGCTGGAAGCCGCGGCAAAGCGGGTGCTCATAGCCCGGGATACCCGTGACGTACGGCTGACGGACAACGGTGATGCCATGGCCGGTTTTGCGCGGACCATCCTGGCGGCCCACGACGCCGCCTCCCGCTACTTCTCCGGGTCCGCCATGCGCGGCCGCCTGCGGTTCGGCACGGCGGACGACCTCGCCATCACGGGCCTCCCCCGCATTCTTCGGGAGTTCCGCCAGATCTACCCTCAGATCAACCTGGAACTGACTGTGGGCCAAAGCGACCAGCTGTACAGGAAACTGAATGCCGGCCAGCTTGACCTGGTGTTCGTGAAGTGGGTTGCCGGGGCCAAGGACGGCACTGTGGTCCAGCACGACGCCTTCGCGTGGGTGGGTCTGGAACAGACGGCACTCGAACCCGGGGATCCGGTTCCGCTGATCGCCTACCCGTCGCCCAGCCTCAGCAGGAAGCTTGCCATCGACGCCCTCGAGTCCCGCGGCCGGACGTGGCGCATTACCTGCACCACGCGGCAGATCAGCGGAGTCCTGGCCGCCGTCCGGGCCGGAATCGGCGTCGCCGTTATGCCGTCGTCGCTGGTCCCGGAGGACCTCAAGATCATCACCCGCCGTTTTGACCTGCCGCCCGTGGGGGACGTCGACTTCACCCTGATCCGCAACCCGCTGGCCAATGCCGAGGTTATTGAGGCGCTCACCCAGGCAATCGTGGGGCGCACACTGAAGCGCTCGGCCTAG
- a CDS encoding bifunctional proline dehydrogenase/L-glutamate gamma-semialdehyde dehydrogenase, with the protein MTNVSTESGVLTGKRAAAPAVPATSHVPDAQAIAGEAIGLVRHWLTEAAKVPVDASAEQLAGVLKDPNGLDFTVGFVDGVVRPEDLHVAARNLAALAPKVPAFLPWHMRSAVRLGGTMAPVLPQVVIPIARRVLREMVGHLIVDATDAKLGPAIAKIRKDGIKLNVNLLGEAVLGEHEASRRLEGTHTLLARPDVDYVSIKVSSTVAPHSAWAFDEAVEHVVEKLTPLFARAASFAGAGQKAKFINLDMEEYKDLDMTIAVFTRILDKPEFKDLEAGIVLQAYLPDALSAMIRLQDWAAARRADGGAAIKVRVVKGANLPMEQVEASLHAWPLATWGTKQDSDTNYKRVINYSLHPDRIKNIRIGVAGHNLFDIAFAWLLAKQRGVESGIEFEMLLGMAQGQAEAVKKDVGSLLLYTPVVHPAEFDVAIAYLIRRLEEGASQDNFMSAVFELSENEALFEREKQRFLASLAELDDEVPPANRRQNRSLPPQPLPHVGFRNTPDTDPSLPANRDWGRAILERVPFSTLGNAAVEAATITDAETLDAVIATAVEKGQAWGALSGAERAAVLHRAGDILEARRADLLEVMASETGKTIDQGDPEVSEAVDFAHYYAESARKLDDVDGATFVPAKLTVVTPPWNFPVAIPAGSTLAALAAGSAVVIKPAKQARRSGAVMVEALWEAGVPRDVLTMVQLGERELGRQLISHPAVDRVILTGGYETAELFRSFRKDLPLLAETSGKNAIIVTPSADFDLAAKDVAYSAFGHAGQKCSAASLVILVGSVATSKRFHNQLIDAVTSLKVGYPEDPASQMGPIIEPANGKLLNALTTLGEGENWAVEPRKLDETGRLWSPGVRYGVRRGSYFHLTEFFGPVLGVMTADTLQDAIAIQNQVEYGLTAGLHSLNTEEVGLWLDTVQAGNLYVNRGITGAIVQRQPFGGWKKSAVGAGTKAGGPNYLAGLGDWVSKSSIAAGAKAGVTHPGLRRLVGAAKASLDAAEFGALQRALGSDALAWAEEFGTAKDVSGLSAERNIFRYRPLPVTVRLSAGEPLADLVRTVAAGVLAGSALTVSTAVELPAPLQAAVGALDITVTVEDDAAWLAAAARLAEAGKLSGGRIRLLGGDATALAEATGGRPDLAIYAHPVTEAGRVELLPFLHEQAVSITAHRFGTPNHLSDSLI; encoded by the coding sequence ATGACCAACGTTTCAACGGAGTCCGGTGTCCTCACTGGGAAAAGGGCCGCTGCACCAGCCGTTCCAGCCACGTCCCACGTGCCCGATGCCCAGGCCATTGCCGGGGAAGCAATCGGGCTGGTGCGCCATTGGCTCACGGAGGCCGCCAAGGTCCCCGTGGATGCCTCCGCTGAACAGCTCGCCGGCGTCCTGAAGGACCCGAACGGCCTCGACTTTACGGTGGGATTCGTGGACGGCGTGGTCCGTCCCGAAGATCTTCACGTGGCCGCCCGCAACCTCGCCGCCCTCGCGCCGAAGGTCCCGGCCTTCCTGCCGTGGCACATGCGCAGCGCCGTCCGTCTCGGCGGCACGATGGCCCCGGTCCTGCCCCAGGTGGTCATCCCGATCGCCCGCCGCGTGCTCCGCGAAATGGTGGGCCACCTCATCGTCGACGCCACCGACGCCAAGCTCGGCCCCGCCATCGCGAAGATCCGCAAGGACGGCATCAAACTCAACGTCAACCTCCTCGGCGAGGCCGTGCTCGGTGAGCATGAAGCCTCCCGCCGGCTCGAAGGCACGCACACGCTGCTGGCCCGCCCGGATGTGGACTACGTGTCCATCAAAGTGTCCTCAACCGTCGCCCCGCACTCCGCCTGGGCCTTCGACGAGGCAGTGGAGCACGTCGTGGAGAAGCTCACCCCCCTCTTCGCCCGCGCAGCCTCCTTCGCCGGCGCAGGACAGAAGGCCAAGTTCATCAACCTGGACATGGAGGAATACAAGGACCTGGACATGACCATCGCGGTCTTCACCCGGATCCTGGACAAGCCCGAATTCAAGGACCTCGAGGCCGGCATCGTACTCCAGGCCTACCTCCCGGACGCCCTGTCCGCCATGATCCGGCTACAGGACTGGGCCGCTGCCCGCCGCGCCGACGGCGGCGCCGCCATCAAGGTCCGCGTGGTCAAGGGCGCCAACCTGCCCATGGAGCAGGTCGAAGCCTCCCTGCATGCCTGGCCGCTGGCCACCTGGGGCACCAAGCAGGACTCGGACACCAACTACAAGCGCGTCATCAACTACTCGCTGCACCCGGACAGGATCAAGAACATCCGGATCGGCGTGGCCGGCCACAACCTCTTCGACATCGCGTTCGCCTGGCTGCTCGCCAAGCAGCGCGGCGTGGAGTCCGGCATCGAATTCGAAATGCTGCTGGGCATGGCCCAGGGCCAGGCCGAGGCCGTCAAGAAGGACGTCGGCTCGCTGCTGCTCTACACGCCCGTGGTGCACCCCGCCGAGTTCGACGTCGCGATCGCCTACCTGATCCGCCGCCTCGAAGAGGGCGCCAGCCAGGACAACTTCATGTCCGCTGTCTTTGAGCTGAGCGAAAACGAAGCGCTCTTCGAGCGTGAGAAGCAGCGCTTCCTCGCCTCCCTGGCGGAGCTCGACGACGAGGTCCCGCCGGCCAACCGCCGGCAGAACCGCAGCCTCCCGCCGCAGCCCCTGCCGCACGTGGGATTCAGGAACACCCCGGACACGGACCCCTCACTGCCCGCCAACCGCGACTGGGGCCGGGCCATCCTGGAACGCGTTCCGTTCTCCACCCTGGGCAACGCCGCCGTGGAAGCCGCGACCATCACGGACGCAGAGACCCTCGACGCTGTGATCGCCACGGCCGTCGAAAAGGGCCAGGCCTGGGGCGCCCTCAGCGGCGCCGAGCGCGCCGCCGTCCTGCACCGTGCCGGCGACATCCTGGAGGCCCGCCGGGCCGACCTGCTCGAGGTCATGGCCAGCGAGACCGGCAAGACGATCGACCAGGGCGATCCCGAGGTCAGCGAGGCCGTCGACTTCGCGCACTACTACGCCGAGTCCGCCCGCAAGCTGGACGACGTCGACGGCGCCACTTTCGTCCCGGCGAAGCTCACCGTGGTGACCCCGCCGTGGAACTTCCCGGTGGCCATCCCCGCCGGTTCCACCCTCGCGGCCCTCGCCGCCGGCTCCGCCGTCGTGATCAAACCCGCCAAGCAGGCCCGCCGCAGCGGTGCCGTGATGGTCGAGGCGCTCTGGGAGGCCGGCGTTCCCCGCGACGTGCTGACCATGGTGCAGCTCGGCGAGCGTGAGCTCGGGCGGCAGCTGATCTCGCACCCGGCCGTGGACCGCGTCATCCTGACCGGGGGTTACGAGACGGCCGAACTGTTCCGCTCCTTCCGCAAGGACCTGCCCCTGCTGGCCGAAACCAGCGGCAAGAACGCCATCATCGTCACCCCGAGTGCTGACTTCGACCTTGCTGCCAAGGACGTCGCGTACTCCGCCTTCGGCCACGCCGGGCAGAAGTGCTCCGCAGCATCGCTGGTGATTCTGGTGGGCTCCGTTGCCACGTCCAAGCGCTTCCACAACCAGCTCATTGACGCTGTCACCTCCCTCAAGGTGGGCTACCCCGAGGATCCGGCCAGCCAGATGGGTCCGATCATCGAGCCCGCCAACGGCAAGCTCCTCAACGCCCTCACCACCCTCGGCGAAGGCGAAAACTGGGCCGTTGAACCGCGGAAACTCGACGAGACAGGCCGGCTCTGGAGCCCGGGTGTGCGTTACGGCGTGCGCCGAGGATCCTACTTCCACCTCACGGAATTCTTCGGACCGGTGCTCGGTGTCATGACCGCGGACACCCTGCAAGACGCCATCGCCATCCAAAACCAGGTGGAGTACGGCCTGACCGCCGGCCTGCACTCGCTGAATACCGAGGAAGTCGGGCTCTGGCTGGACACCGTCCAGGCCGGCAACCTCTACGTCAACCGCGGTATCACCGGCGCAATCGTGCAGCGGCAGCCCTTCGGCGGCTGGAAGAAATCCGCTGTCGGCGCCGGCACCAAGGCCGGCGGACCCAACTACCTCGCCGGGCTCGGCGACTGGGTCAGCAAGTCCAGCATCGCTGCCGGTGCCAAGGCGGGCGTCACCCACCCGGGTTTGCGCCGTCTGGTGGGTGCCGCGAAGGCCTCACTGGACGCCGCCGAGTTCGGAGCGCTGCAGCGTGCCCTCGGCTCGGATGCCCTCGCCTGGGCCGAGGAGTTCGGCACGGCCAAGGATGTCTCCGGCCTGAGCGCGGAGCGGAACATCTTCCGCTACCGGCCCCTGCCGGTGACGGTGCGTCTGTCCGCCGGCGAACCCCTCGCTGACCTGGTCCGGACTGTGGCAGCCGGCGTTCTGGCCGGTTCGGCCCTGACCGTGTCCACCGCCGTCGAACTCCCCGCTCCGCTGCAGGCAGCGGTCGGCGCCCTGGACATCACCGTCACAGTGGAGGACGACGCCGCGTGGCTGGCCGCCGCAGCGCGGCTCGCCGAGGCGGGCAAGCTGTCCGGCGGACGCATCCGCCTCCTCGGCGGGGACGCGACGGCGCTGGCCGAAGCCACGGGCGGGCGCCCGGACCTTGCCATCTACGCCCACCCCGTTACCGAGGCCGGTCGCGTGGAGCTGCTGCCGTTCCTGCACGAGCAGGCCGTCAGCATCACCGCCCACCGCTTCGGTACGCCCAACCACCTCTCCGACAGTTTGATCTAA
- a CDS encoding amino acid permease — protein sequence MSTKDSTQSIMRRKPIDDIEEENKHSGLFKSLGLWQLTAIGVGGIIGVGIFSLAGLVAAGSGDTPGVGPAVLFSFLIAGLASAAAALSYAEFAGMIPRAGSAYTYGYVALGEVIGWFIGWDLLLEYIAIVAVVAIGISGYFDAFLSGIGIHLPTWMTSTADEGKGGIINIPAILVCLLVTWILSRGTKAFGRFELVAVAIKVVLILFIIGLGIFYIDTNNYNPFMPSGFGPVLAGSATVFFAVFGYDAMSTAAEEAKDGKKHMPKAIILSLIVAMLLYVAATLVLTGMQNYKDIDPKAGFASAFTGVGLPIIATIISVFAVLSILTVMLTFLLGVTRVWFSMSRDGLLPGWFAKTDRHGTPQRVTWIAGVASALLAGVFPIKAVADLTNIGILAAFVVVCLSVIIFRYKKPEAPRTFRLPFMPLVPAFGMFASAFLMFQLHWETWLRFFVWLVVGLIIYFGYGRKHSLMNPNSPRHEEAVEMHRSLG from the coding sequence ATGAGCACAAAAGATTCAACCCAGTCGATAATGCGGCGGAAGCCCATTGACGACATTGAAGAAGAGAACAAACACAGCGGACTATTCAAGTCCCTGGGCCTGTGGCAGCTCACGGCAATCGGCGTGGGGGGGATCATCGGCGTCGGCATCTTCTCCCTGGCCGGGCTGGTGGCTGCTGGCAGCGGAGACACGCCCGGCGTTGGTCCGGCGGTGTTGTTCTCCTTCCTGATCGCAGGCTTGGCGTCCGCGGCCGCGGCGCTTTCCTACGCGGAGTTCGCCGGCATGATTCCGCGTGCCGGTTCGGCATACACCTACGGCTACGTGGCCCTCGGTGAGGTGATCGGCTGGTTCATCGGCTGGGATCTTCTGCTGGAGTACATCGCCATTGTGGCCGTTGTGGCGATCGGCATTTCCGGCTACTTCGACGCCTTCCTTTCCGGCATTGGAATTCATCTCCCTACGTGGATGACCTCGACGGCGGACGAGGGCAAGGGCGGCATCATCAACATTCCGGCCATCCTGGTCTGCCTCCTGGTGACCTGGATCCTGTCCCGCGGCACGAAGGCTTTTGGCCGGTTCGAACTCGTCGCCGTGGCCATCAAGGTGGTGCTGATCCTGTTCATCATCGGTTTGGGAATTTTCTATATCGACACGAACAACTACAACCCGTTTATGCCCAGCGGCTTCGGCCCGGTGCTGGCCGGCTCCGCCACCGTGTTCTTCGCGGTCTTCGGCTACGACGCCATGAGTACCGCGGCCGAGGAAGCCAAGGACGGCAAGAAGCACATGCCGAAGGCGATCATCCTGTCACTCATTGTCGCGATGCTGCTCTACGTCGCCGCCACGCTGGTCCTGACCGGCATGCAGAACTACAAGGACATTGACCCCAAGGCCGGCTTCGCGTCCGCCTTCACCGGTGTGGGACTGCCCATCATTGCCACCATCATTTCGGTCTTCGCGGTGCTGTCCATCCTCACCGTGATGTTGACCTTCCTCCTCGGCGTCACCCGCGTCTGGTTCTCCATGAGCCGCGACGGGCTGCTCCCGGGGTGGTTTGCCAAGACGGACCGCCACGGCACCCCGCAGCGCGTCACCTGGATCGCCGGCGTCGCCTCGGCTCTCCTGGCTGGGGTGTTCCCGATCAAAGCCGTCGCAGACCTGACCAACATCGGCATCCTGGCCGCCTTCGTTGTCGTCTGTTTGTCGGTCATCATCTTCCGGTACAAGAAGCCTGAAGCACCGCGTACCTTCCGGCTGCCGTTCATGCCATTGGTTCCCGCGTTCGGCATGTTTGCGTCCGCCTTCCTGATGTTCCAACTGCACTGGGAGACCTGGCTGCGATTCTTCGTCTGGCTGGTGGTTGGCCTGATCATCTACTTCGGCTACGGCCGCAAGCACTCGCTGATGAACCCGAACAGCCCGCGGCACGAAGAAGCCGTGGAGATGCACCGCTCCCTGGGGTAG
- a CDS encoding LysR family transcriptional regulator gives MLDVRRLRLLRELKIRGTLAEVADALQYSPSSVSQQLALLEKEAGVQLLRKTGRRVQLTPQAEVLVAHTAHLLETLEQAEADLAASLTTVTGTVRIAVFQSAALALMPGTLTRMAAAYPEVRIEMVQREPETALHETWARDFDLVIAEQYPGHAAPRYAELDRVRLTSDAIRLAIPGPDKGLAPVSSLEDTADLAWVMEPRGAASRHWAEQACRSAGFEPDVRYETADLQAQIRLIESGNAVGLMPDLVWTGRGTSAQLLLLPGNPHRTVFTSVRRSSVKRPAILAAREVLAITADSIAPAGPVPPEAKSA, from the coding sequence ATGCTCGACGTCCGGCGGTTGAGGCTGCTCCGTGAACTGAAGATCCGGGGAACCCTCGCCGAAGTGGCAGACGCCCTCCAGTACAGCCCCTCGTCGGTGTCCCAGCAGTTGGCGCTGCTGGAAAAGGAAGCCGGAGTCCAGCTCCTGCGCAAGACCGGACGCCGGGTCCAGCTGACCCCGCAGGCCGAAGTCCTCGTGGCACACACCGCCCATCTGCTCGAAACGCTGGAGCAGGCCGAGGCGGACTTGGCGGCCTCGCTGACCACCGTTACGGGCACGGTCCGGATCGCCGTCTTCCAGTCCGCTGCCCTTGCCCTGATGCCCGGCACGCTGACGCGGATGGCGGCCGCTTACCCTGAGGTCAGGATCGAGATGGTCCAGCGGGAGCCGGAAACGGCACTGCATGAAACGTGGGCCAGGGACTTTGACCTGGTTATCGCGGAACAGTATCCCGGCCACGCCGCCCCGCGGTACGCGGAGCTGGACCGCGTCCGGCTGACCAGCGATGCCATCCGGCTGGCCATCCCCGGACCGGACAAGGGCTTGGCGCCCGTCAGCTCGCTCGAGGACACGGCGGACCTCGCGTGGGTGATGGAACCGAGGGGCGCGGCATCCCGGCACTGGGCCGAACAGGCATGCCGGAGCGCCGGCTTTGAGCCCGATGTCCGGTACGAAACTGCCGACCTGCAGGCGCAGATCCGGTTGATCGAGTCCGGCAACGCCGTCGGCCTGATGCCGGACTTGGTCTGGACCGGAAGGGGAACCTCGGCGCAGCTGCTGCTCCTGCCGGGCAATCCGCACCGGACCGTCTTCACCTCCGTGCGGCGGTCCAGCGTCAAACGACCCGCCATCCTTGCTGCCCGCGAGGTACTCGCCATAACCGCCGATTCGATTGCGCCGGCCGGACCGGTCCCGCCGGAGGCCAAGTCCGCCTGA
- the panD gene encoding aspartate 1-decarboxylase encodes MNRTMFKSKIHRATVTHADLHYVGSVTVDLDLLEAADILPGELVAIVDVTNGARLETYTIAGERGSGVIGINGAAAHLMHENDIVILITYAEMTTEEAKAYTPKVVHVDKDNKIVQIGNDPAEGHTRGLMRPPFALNNSALN; translated from the coding sequence ATGAACCGCACAATGTTTAAGTCCAAAATTCATCGGGCCACTGTCACGCACGCCGATCTGCACTACGTGGGGTCGGTCACTGTTGACCTGGACCTGCTGGAGGCCGCTGACATTCTCCCCGGAGAGCTCGTGGCGATCGTCGACGTCACCAACGGCGCCCGCCTGGAGACGTACACCATTGCCGGCGAGCGCGGTTCCGGGGTTATCGGCATCAACGGCGCGGCTGCGCACCTGATGCACGAGAACGACATCGTCATCCTGATCACCTATGCCGAGATGACCACCGAAGAAGCCAAGGCCTACACGCCCAAGGTGGTCCATGTGGACAAGGACAACAAGATTGTCCAGATCGGCAACGATCCCGCCGAGGGGCACACCCGCGGCCTCATGCGGCCGCCGTTCGCCCTCAACAACTCCGCCCTAAACTAG
- a CDS encoding AEC family transporter: MLGVLAGFFVVWSIILVGMFVGRRNVLGENARSVLSALTFFVASPALLFETLSKAKLHDVFAAPLLVTAAGAIVTAAMFFVIVRFLLKRTVPESLMSSMSASLANSANLGIPIAVYVLGDASYVAPLLIFQLAFFTPLFLMALDATTSAHRTTPAGFALMIVKNPMIVGSALGLVVAGTHWQVPELVMQPIHLIGGAAIPAMLIAFGMSLNGSRPLHAAAGRRIDTLLASAFKLVIHPAIAYLVARLIGMEGQALFAVVVTSALPTAQNVFVAASRYRTGITVAKDTVLITTVVAVPAMICVALLLT; encoded by the coding sequence GTGCTAGGCGTTCTCGCTGGCTTCTTCGTGGTGTGGTCCATCATCCTGGTGGGCATGTTCGTGGGCCGCCGGAATGTGCTGGGAGAAAACGCCCGGTCAGTGCTCAGCGCGCTGACCTTCTTCGTGGCGAGCCCGGCACTGCTGTTCGAAACCCTCAGCAAGGCCAAGCTCCACGATGTCTTCGCCGCTCCCCTGCTGGTGACCGCCGCCGGAGCGATTGTCACGGCCGCAATGTTCTTCGTGATCGTCCGGTTCCTGCTGAAACGGACCGTCCCCGAATCGCTGATGTCGTCCATGAGCGCGTCCCTGGCGAACTCCGCCAATCTGGGTATTCCCATTGCCGTGTACGTCCTTGGCGACGCAAGCTACGTGGCGCCGCTGCTGATCTTCCAGCTGGCCTTCTTTACCCCCCTGTTCCTGATGGCCCTGGACGCCACCACCAGCGCACACCGGACCACACCCGCCGGCTTTGCGCTGATGATCGTCAAGAACCCGATGATCGTGGGCTCCGCGCTGGGCCTGGTGGTCGCCGGAACGCACTGGCAGGTGCCGGAGCTGGTCATGCAGCCCATCCACCTGATCGGCGGGGCAGCCATTCCGGCCATGCTGATCGCCTTCGGCATGAGCCTGAACGGATCGCGGCCCCTCCATGCAGCCGCCGGCCGCCGCATCGACACGCTGCTCGCCAGCGCGTTCAAACTCGTGATCCACCCGGCCATCGCCTACCTGGTGGCACGGCTGATCGGCATGGAGGGGCAGGCCCTGTTCGCCGTCGTCGTGACCTCCGCACTGCCGACCGCCCAGAATGTTTTCGTCGCGGCCAGCCGCTACCGGACAGGCATCACAGTGGCCAAGGACACCGTCCTGATCACCACGGTGGTGGCCGTCCCGGCCATGATCTGTGTGGCACTGCTCCTGACCTAG
- a CDS encoding trehalase-like domain-containing protein, translated as MPTPLNQTVADSALLTRSLPLGLLRAFVQSDAADDGLTPHLLAELKMIARTPGLLVACNYGGTLCDAEGISTETLPLGSAAIALRALAALPNTHAAVISGRSLRDLAAVSRLPAEVHLVGSHGAEFDMGFAHGLSLATESVLQQASQALAETIGAYKGISIERKPVAVSVHTRPASPAIVGKVLEKAEEVARAHGLFYIVDGSVLDLSVVEPSKADALEHLRARLGVSAALYAGDASSDELAMATLRGPDMGIKVGEGPTNAAHRLRDPESFARVLAILFELRRAWLFGEDAVGLERHSMIGNGSSTALITPEAKVCWMSHPLPDSGSLFAHILGGDAAGHFSVEPVKASQVLGQRYVDSTMIVETRWADVTVTDYLEPAPDGITSLVRVLSGSGAARIVFAPRPDYANAPFSMEARGEELHVVGTSDPIILLAPGVTFSITSDGRHATATADVNLRNGPVVLNLRCGDTDPSHAEVSGETERRAAVAHQSRRWVQDLDLPGVKPSLVRRSALVLRALVHEPTGAVLAAPTTSLPEGIGGTRNWDYRYCWLRDGSMTVNALVDLGSTAEAYGFLRWLGRILDNAPGPEWLHPLYSVTGAPLSTEAIIESLPGYAGSRPVRIGNAADHQVQLDVFGPIAELICAVSQREGALADSHWELMVQMASAVMARWHEADHGIWEARRAPRHHVYTKVMCWVTLDRALRTAARHGRVPEPSWESTAATIREEVLREGWDDRAASYTVAYDSPDLDAAVLHIGLSGLLDVNDQRFLDTVTAVERELRVGPTVFRYRYDDGLPGLEGGFHICTTWLIEAYVAVGRIEEAWDLFDQLVNLFGPTGLLPEEYDPGTETHLGNHPQAYSHLGFIRCARLLDQHQKN; from the coding sequence GTGCCTACTCCGCTAAACCAGACCGTGGCCGATTCCGCCCTTCTGACCCGGTCGTTGCCGCTCGGCCTGCTCCGAGCCTTTGTGCAGTCGGACGCCGCCGACGACGGACTCACGCCGCACCTGCTCGCCGAACTCAAGATGATTGCCCGCACGCCCGGGCTGCTGGTGGCCTGCAATTACGGCGGCACCCTCTGCGACGCGGAGGGCATCTCCACCGAGACCCTGCCGCTGGGCAGCGCCGCGATCGCCCTGCGGGCCCTGGCCGCCCTGCCCAATACCCATGCCGCCGTCATCTCCGGCCGGTCGCTGCGGGACCTGGCCGCCGTCTCCAGGCTCCCGGCGGAGGTGCACCTGGTGGGGTCCCACGGCGCCGAGTTCGACATGGGGTTCGCCCACGGGCTCTCGCTGGCCACCGAATCCGTGCTGCAGCAGGCCAGCCAGGCGCTGGCTGAGACCATTGGCGCGTACAAGGGGATCAGCATCGAACGGAAGCCGGTGGCGGTGTCCGTGCACACCCGCCCGGCCTCGCCCGCGATCGTGGGGAAGGTGCTGGAGAAGGCCGAGGAAGTGGCCCGCGCCCACGGCCTCTTCTACATTGTTGACGGTTCCGTGCTGGACCTTTCTGTGGTTGAACCGTCCAAGGCCGACGCCCTGGAACATCTCCGCGCCCGCCTGGGCGTGAGCGCCGCCCTCTACGCCGGGGACGCCTCCAGTGACGAACTGGCCATGGCCACGCTCCGGGGGCCGGACATGGGCATCAAGGTGGGGGAGGGACCCACGAACGCGGCCCACCGTCTCCGGGATCCTGAATCCTTCGCCCGGGTCCTGGCCATCCTGTTTGAACTCCGCCGGGCGTGGCTGTTCGGGGAGGACGCCGTTGGCCTGGAACGCCACTCCATGATCGGCAACGGCTCGTCCACGGCACTGATCACCCCTGAAGCCAAAGTCTGCTGGATGAGCCACCCGCTGCCGGACTCCGGGTCCCTGTTCGCCCACATCCTGGGCGGAGACGCTGCGGGCCACTTTTCGGTGGAACCGGTCAAGGCGTCCCAGGTGCTTGGCCAGCGCTACGTGGACAGCACCATGATCGTGGAAACCCGCTGGGCCGACGTCACGGTGACCGACTACCTCGAACCTGCTCCGGACGGGATCACCAGCCTGGTCCGTGTCCTTTCCGGGAGCGGAGCGGCGCGAATCGTCTTCGCGCCGCGCCCCGACTACGCCAACGCACCGTTCAGCATGGAGGCCCGGGGCGAGGAACTGCATGTGGTGGGCACCTCCGATCCCATCATCCTGCTGGCTCCCGGCGTCACCTTTTCCATCACCTCGGACGGCCGCCATGCCACGGCCACCGCCGACGTCAACCTGCGGAACGGGCCCGTGGTGCTCAACCTGCGCTGCGGTGACACCGATCCGAGCCACGCAGAGGTGAGCGGAGAAACGGAGCGCCGTGCCGCCGTCGCCCATCAGTCCCGGCGGTGGGTCCAGGACCTGGACCTGCCCGGCGTCAAGCCGTCGCTGGTGCGGCGCTCAGCCCTGGTGCTCCGCGCCCTGGTGCATGAACCGACCGGTGCCGTGCTTGCCGCGCCCACCACGTCGCTGCCCGAGGGAATCGGCGGCACCCGGAACTGGGACTACCGCTACTGCTGGCTGCGGGACGGATCCATGACCGTCAATGCGCTGGTGGACCTGGGCTCCACCGCGGAGGCGTACGGGTTCCTCCGCTGGCTGGGGCGGATCCTGGACAACGCGCCCGGGCCGGAATGGCTGCACCCGCTGTACTCGGTCACCGGAGCGCCGCTGTCCACCGAGGCCATCATCGAAAGCCTGCCCGGCTATGCGGGATCACGTCCGGTCCGGATCGGCAACGCCGCGGACCACCAGGTGCAGCTGGACGTGTTCGGGCCCATCGCGGAACTGATCTGCGCGGTGAGCCAACGCGAGGGCGCGCTGGCGGACTCGCACTGGGAGCTCATGGTGCAGATGGCGTCCGCCGTGATGGCACGCTGGCACGAGGCCGATCACGGGATCTGGGAAGCCCGCCGGGCCCCGCGGCACCATGTCTACACGAAGGTCATGTGCTGGGTGACGCTGGACCGGGCGCTGCGCACGGCTGCCCGGCACGGTAGGGTGCCGGAACCCTCCTGGGAGTCCACCGCCGCGACCATCCGCGAGGAAGTCCTCCGGGAAGGCTGGGATGACCGCGCTGCGTCGTACACCGTGGCCTACGACAGCCCGGACCTGGACGCTGCCGTACTGCACATCGGCCTGTCCGGCCTGCTGGACGTCAACGACCAGCGGTTCCTGGACACCGTCACCGCCGTGGAGCGGGAGCTTCGCGTGGGACCCACCGTTTTCCGGTACAGGTACGACGACGGCCTGCCGGGCCTGGAGGGCGGCTTCCACATCTGCACCACCTGGCTGATTGAGGCCTACGTGGCGGTGGGCCGGATCGAGGAGGCCTGGGACCTGTTCGACCAGCTGGTGAACCTGTTCGGTCCCACCGGACTGCTGCCCGAGGAATACGATCCCGGAACCGAAACCCACCTGGGCAACCATCCGCAGGCGTACTCCCACCTGGGCTTCATCCGTTGTGCACGGCTCCTGGACCAGCACCAGAAGAACTAG